CATCAATGAGCCACTAGTAGCCGTTGATTTCACGGGCATTGCTGCGGTACTAGTTGCTACAGGACTACTGGTTGTAGTACTGCCAGTTGCGCTACTACCAGTTGTCGATGTTAAGGTAACTTGACTGCCGGATAGCGGGTTAGTCGGCGCTGTTTGCTGGACAGTAGGCGCAGTGGTGGTGGGTGCTGTTGTCGAATCAGTGGCCGCAAAGGCGTCTTGATTGGTCAAAATAATGCTGGCCAAAATCGTGGCCGCAATCCCAGTAATTAAGTGCCACTTTGGTGGGTTATTAGTGATAATTTTTCGCTTGTTCAAAATAATCATACTCCTTTTGATGATTGATTTAGTCATAAGCACACTAAATTAGTTAAAGTGTAGCACCATTATTTTGGCGGGTCTAGCCAGTTTGGTGGACGTCTTGTCACTTAGTTGTGAATGGCTGGATGCCGGTGCTTTTCAAAATCATGAAACAAACCGTTATTTGACGGTACTTAACGCCGATGTTGAGCTGAGTTAGAACGGATGGACATTAAGAAGTGCACGCTTTTAGCGCTGAAATGCTTGTTTTTTTAAAGTTTGGTGGTTCGCAAAGGCAAGTTGGTAAACTTGCCTAAGAATGGCGCTCAAGCCAGAGCTACCGATTAACTTGCGAGGTTGCGGTGAAATTGGTAGTCACTAAACTGCCCATCAGCGTATCAATGTGAAGACAGCGTAAAACGACCTTTCCGGATAAATTCTGGGAAGGTCGTTATAGGTTTATAAATAAGGAATTAATGACTAACGATTGACTGCTGGTGCGTGTATTGCGCCGCGTGCCGACCGGAATTGCGTCCAGAGTAGAAGGCGTAGCCAACACAGGTTCCAGGCATGTTAGGACCATACGTATCACCAGTTAGTCCAGCGGCGTCGTTGCCAGCAGCGTATAGACCGGTGATCGGCTGACCAGTAGTGTCTAAAACTTCATTATTAGTGGTTACTTTGAGACCGCCCATGGTACAAAAGGCACCAACATTGAGTTCAAAGCCGTAAAATGGACCTTGCGAAACTTTAACGAGATATTCAGGATTCTTGCCGAAATCATCGTCTTGACCATTATCACAATATTGGTTGTAAGTTTGAATGGAATGGGTGACTTGATCAACAGGTAGGTGCATTTTGGTCGCCAGTGCTTCAATCGTATTGGCTTTAAAAATAAATGGTTTATTGGCGGCCACGGCTGCATCGATTTCAGCCTGGAGTTTCGTCATTTTTTCGCCCCGCCGAACGTAAACACCTAAGCCCATGAAGTTCCCGTCCTGAGCCATTTTGTTGATCACACCTTGGTCGAGAATGCTGAATACTTGGTTTTGGGTGTAGAGCGCGTTGCCGGCGTATGAGAAGTTATAAACGACAGCTTCATCGACAAATCGTTCCCCATGTTCGTTTAGCCAGAGCAACGGTTGCTGGCCGGCCGCTGTTTCCATCTGGGAGGCCATGTACTTAAAGGAAGGTTCGCTCGGATCTTTGAGGTAACCGCCAAAGAGCATCGCCATCCCCGTGCCATATTGTTGTGCACCGGCTTGCCACGCTAGCCGAAGACCGTCACCAGTTCCTTTACCTGAACTAACTGGAATTAAGCGGCGCGTGTCATAGTGGGTCAGTTTCTGCATCATGTCGGGATTATTGAGGTAACCACCGGTAGCAAGAATGACTGCGGCCGTATTGATGACTTGGGTCTCATTAGTGGCGGCACTTTGAATCGTTACACCGGTAATTGCACCGTCAGTGGCTTGATGTAGCGTGATGGCGGTCGTGGAAGTCAGTAGTTCGACCCCCAGCTTTTGTGCTTGTGGTTGTAAAGCGTCATGTAAGACAGCTTGGCCCATTCCTTTATAAATATGCCACGTGGCTTCGCCGGCACCCATTGCTTGTACGCCTTCGTATTCGACACCTTGATCTTTAAGCCATTGCACCGTGTTGGCGCTATCGTCCAAGTAACGACGCCAGATTCGAGAATCAGCGCGATATTTAGAATAGTCGACTTCTTCTTTTAAAACGTCAGTGGCGGAAACGTTGATGTTTTGGGCCTTTTGTAAGTATGAGTCGACGGCAAAGAGACCCTCAGTGTAATTGCTGCTACCGCCAGTATGGCGTCCTTTTTCGAGTAATAACACGGACGCGCCGTGTTGTGCGGCTTCTAGGGCTGCCGCTGTTCCTGCTGCTCCGGTACCAACGACGACAATATCGTATGAATCATGTTTTGCTAACGTCATGTCAATTCCTCCAAACTGATTTGTTATCTAATGAGCATTTGACGGCTAAATTCACCATTACTATAATGAAGTAACCGCTATCACACCCTCATCATAACGGGGGTATGGTGGTTAGCAAACAGACAATTTGGTTCGGCAGGCGAATCAATCGTGCGGATGGAGTTGAAAAAATGGATCTTGACCGGCTACAGACGTTCTTAAAAGTTGTTCAGTATGGTAGTTTTCAGCAAGTGGCTGCCCGTGAATATCGTTCACAGCGGACAGTATCAAAGCAAATGACCCAGTTAGAAAATGAATTGAAAGTGACGTTATTTGAACGTGGACAGAACAGAATTCAATTGACTCCTCAGGGGCGGTTATTTTGGGCATCTGCTCAGGATATTGTGAACAACTATACGACGGCCTTGACGGAGTTACGTCAATTTAATGTTCCTACTGATCAAATCTTACGAGTCGGTTATTTCTCAGCCTTTGAGCAGCGGCTCCTATTACCGGCCTTATACGATTTAAAGCAACAGCATTCGGAGCTGCAACTCGTTGTTCGCCAAGGTAGTAACGAGCATCTGGCGCAGCAAGTAGCTGATGGTTCACTTGATTTAGCACTATCGATTAATTATGGCCGTCCCGCCGTTACTCCAGAATCACAGTTAACCGCTGTCCCAATTTATCATAATCAAATGGTGATTGGGGTGAGCCGGCTAAATCCACTGAGTCGATTGTCACAATTGCCACCGAGTGCGTTGGCGACTTTGCCCATTTTATATTACAGTCCAGAAAGCTCAACATTTTTATTAGAAAGTTTTTTGGCTAGTGCCCCGTTTATTCAAGACTATGAGCAGATTCGGCGAGTATCTAGTGCAGAACAGATGCACTTGTTAGTTGCGTTGAACCAAGCTTTGGCATTCTATCCTGCGGGGTTAGTGCCAACTAAGCATGATGAACAAGTCGCGTATTTGCCGATTACGGATGCTGCGCAACAAGGCTATGACATCGTGGCGTTATTAAAATCAAACCGGTCCCGGCCGTTGATAGCCAAATTGGTACAGCGGTTAAAGGCGAACGCGAAATCTGACGAGTAGAAGATTAACCTCACGGTGAGAAGGTACTGATACGGTGAGCTTGCTTAAGTAAAAGGACCGGCTGAGATTGCAGGCCTGTAAAAATTCAGTGACTCCGTTATAATAAAACCATTGTTCTCAAACTAATGAATTTATACAGGAAAGTGGGCCCAACATGTTTCAAGATATTCAACCACACGTTTTAAAAAATCAGAATGATCAGCAGCGGGCACCTCGGTCGGGCGATTATATCTTAATTGGTCGTCAACAACAGGTGCTTTTAATGAATGGAACCTTGCCCAAGTACGAAGATATCGATGCGGATTACGCGTTTAGCCCTGACCAGTATCAGTATTTGCTGGCTGTCGATCAGGCGGCCTTTTTCTGGGTCGATGTTGATGCGGTTGCGAATGATAACTATACCGTTGGCACCACTCGAGGGTTCCGAGACCTAACACCGGCCTGGTTGGCTTTCAGTAGTGCGACGGCTGCCCATTTGGCTTGGTGGTATGATACGAAGCGGTTCTGCGGGCATTGCGGCCAACCATTACATCCAGGCGCTACGGAACGGTCACTGGTGTGTGCAGCGTGTGGTCAGACGATTTATCCGACGATTATGCCTGCGATTATTGTTGGCGTGACGAATGGTGATAAAATTTTGATGACCAAGTTTTTATCCGGCTACAATCATTTTTCACTGATTTCAGGTTATACCGAAATTGGTGAGACCTTTGAAGATACCGTTCGCCGGGAAGTCTTTGAAGAAGTCGGCCTTGAAGTTCATAATATTCGGTACTTCGGTAGCCAACCGTGGGCGCCATCACACTCCTTACTGGCCGGCTATTTTGCGGACCTTAATGAGAACGTGGCAATTGAGCTAGAGACGGACGAACTATCGAAAGCCCAATGGTTCCAGCGTGACCAAATTCCTCATAATGATACGAACACGAGCCTGACATGGACGATGATTGAAGCATTTCGGCATCATCAGGAGAAGTAGAATTATGCTACATTATACCGAAAATTAAACGGAAGTTTTTAATAAGATAGCGTACTGAGAATTGAAAGCTAAATTCTTGGTACGCTATTTTGATGTGATGGTCGAGTCTAAGGCGACTTTCCTACAAACAACCATTATTTAAAACGATGGTAGTGACGATATAAGCAGTTATTTAGTGGGCTATGAGATCATAGCTTGAAGTCAATTAATGCTAGTGTCATAAAGTGTGGTTACTTTACAAGATGGGCTAAACTGATAATAATCAATATTAGTTATATTAATTAAAAAAGGGTGAAGCAGAATGGCACTACTTATTTCGACTGGTGTGTTAGTGGTTGTGGCAATGGTTAGTATTGTAATTAACCGTCGTTGGCTCCCACGACTATCGGTCAACTATGTGAGCATGTTTATTGGAGCGGGGATTGCGGTTATCCCGTTCTTAAATGGCCTTATCGAAAAGTTCAATTCAGATATTTTTATTGGACTGATTGTAGCACCATTATTATATTTTGAAGGCCAGAATACGCGGCTGAATTTAGTTGGTCGTCACGTACGAGAAATTGTGAGTCTTACAGTTGGCATGGTGATTTTATGTGCAGTCATGGCTGGACTCGGCACTAGCCTGCTAGCGGGTGTTGGACTACCATTAGCCTTTATCTTGGCTGCTATCAGTACACCAACTGACGCAACGGCTACTGAGTCGGTGACGATGGGCCGGGTGCTACCGCAGCGTGAACAGACTAGTTTGAAATTAGAATCATTGTTTAATGATGCTTCGGGAATCATTCTGCTAAACATGGCTATTCTGTGGTATATTAACGGTTATATTAATTATTCGCAGACCTTATGGGATTTCGTCTATGCAGCTGGTGGAGGGATTGCTTTTGGTGGCCTTGTAAGCGGCTTAATTGTTTATATTCGACAATTAATGTTGCGCTCTAAACTTAATTTTATTAATAACACGTATAATAATGGTACTCCGTTAAAAGTGATTTATTTAATGACACCATTTGTGTTGTACTTTGGTGCTGAAGCACTTGGTGTTTCCGGTATCATTGCTGTTGTATTTGCGGGATTAGTTCATAATGCTGAAGGGGAGCGGAGTGCATTAGCCAATCCTCAGCTCGCCAGTGATATTTATCAATTAATTGGCCTATTGAGCGATATTTTAAATAGTGTGGTCTTTATTGTATTGGGAATTATGTTATTGCGGACCGCGTTGGATCATTCCGTCTCTTATAATGGATCACTGATCTGGATTGTAATTGGTGTTATTTTATACGTGGCCAATCTATTAGCACGTTATGGTTACGTTCGACTTATTCATCATGTCCCTAATCGAGAAGCGTGGGTATTTGCTTTGGGGGGCATTCATGGTGCTGTGACGTTTGCGTTGGCCTTTACCGTTGCGGAAACTCAAGTTAAAACGACTGATTTCAATTTAGTCTTGATGTCTGAAAGCTTATTGATTATTTTGAGCTTATTAGTACCAACGATTGTTTTTCGCTGGCTATTGCCGAAAATTAAGACTGATACGGATGGTGCGGCCAAAATGGCGGTGATTAGAGAACAGATGATTGAAGCTGGAGTTCATGATTTGTGGCAAATGCCGATTTCACAAGAATTTAAAGCTGCGGTGACGTTTGACCTACGTTCACAGAATGGACACACGACAGTTCGACAGTTTATTTCGGAATGGCGTCGGATGGTCCAACATCCTGAATATACTGCTGATGAAATGCGTGAACTAATGGTTATTTATCGACAAGTATTTCAAACGGAACGCGATTATTTGCAGCGACAATACGATGCGACACATGCCATTAGCGAAGACTTGTTTAACCGCTTGTATCATGAAATTACGATGGCTGAGATGGTTGTTCTGGAATATGGTGTGAAGTAAGCGGGATAATCCAAGATTGGTGTGGCAAGTCGAAATATTGATTGGTGATCGTCTCAAATGTAAAGGCACCCCAATACTTATTCACTGTGAATAAGTATTGGGGTGCCTTTTTAAGACTAGAAACCTGCAATTAAATAGTTGGTAATAAATATTAAGTTGGCTGTCAGTGTTTAAATCAATAAGGGGGAATTTTTGTTGATTGCCAGAACTTGATGGGGATATTGCAAGCGAGTGTGATTAGTTGTTTGGAAAGTTCGGCAATGCCACCACTTGATTCATCCGGGGACTGATATTGTGCATGATGTCAAATATGGTCATTAGGATGTCAGTCAAAACAATGACTCGCCGGCGAGTGTCATAATAAAAATTAATGCTGGGTTGTTTAAACGTGAAAACCAACGTCTGATTGGCTGCATTGCAAGGGCTAGTTTCACCCGATTGATTGAAACCCAGAAATCAACGGATGGTCTAACTTGATTAAAGGCTTAAAATTGCATTAAAAACACTTTGTGGCAGCTTAATCGTATTTTTGGACGCGCGGCGTTTATTAGCGCTTTGCCGTCGTAGTAGGGCCGCTTTTTTGGAAATACTGTGTTGTTCGCCGTTCACCGCTGCATTTTTACGCAATGGTGGGACATCGACGCGGGCGATAACCTTACCTTCAACACGTGCTTGGACGGGTGTGGGATATAGTTGCCGTGGAACCGTCGTCTTCAGATTGGCGACCAATTGCTGCGTCATGTTGGGGGCGTCTTCACGATGGACGATGAAGGTCAACGCATCTACGGGCGCATAGTTGATATCAACTTCAACTTTGACTAGATCACTGACTTCATTAGCCATAAAGGCGGTGCTTAAACTCGCAAAGCCATGTGAGACTGATTTTAGTTCTGAGAAAAAGTGGTAGGCGATTTCTGACAAGGGTATCTTGAGACTTGCAACAATCAAGTCCCCGCTGTTTGCCAAGTCGATCAAGGTCCCTTTATGCTGTTCCGCAAGCTTTAATACGGCATTTAGATTGTCAGCAGGCATCGTGATCTCGGCTTTCATAAAGGGTTCAGTCACTTCTTTAATGAGACTGAATGCCGGAAACTGAACGGGATTATTGACGATCACTTGCTGACCATTGGTGAGTGTAACGTGGTAAGTCACATTGGGAGCCGTTGTTAGCACGTCGACCCCGTACTCATCGTGGAGTCGTTCACGAATGATTTGGAGGTGAAAGGTTCCTAGAAATCCGCAACGGAAGCCAACGCCAAGCGCCTCGGATCGTTCTTCAACATAGGTAAATGACGGGTCGTTCAAGTTCAATTTTTGAACGGCTTCCTTAAGTGCCGGATAGTCATTATTCTTAGGATATAAGCCCGCGAAGACCATTGATTTGGCTGGTTGGTAGCCGGCTAGCGGCCGCTGCGTGGGGGTGGCGACGGACGTCAGCGTATCACCAACACGGACTTTTCGTGGATCTTTAATACCAGTGACCACGTAACCGACGTCACCAGCGCTTAGCGATTCTTGGGGGTGCATTTGAGGCGCGAAGACACCAATGGCCTTGCCGTTAAAATCCTGTTGTCCTTGCATTAAGCACAGTGCTTGTTGTGATTTGAGCTGACCATCAATCAGTCGGACATAGGCAATGACACCTTGATATGGGTCATACAACGAATCAAAGACTAAAGCTTTCAGCGGCTGGTGTAAGTCGCCTTGGGGAGCTGGCAACCGCTGCTTGATGGCTTCCAAGACGGCCGGCACGCCTTGCCCGGTTTTAGCGGAGATTTGCAAGACTTGCTCGGGTGTGAAAGCTGAGTCGAGGTCGTTCAATTGGGCCAACGCAGCGTCAATATCCGCAGAGGGCAGATCAACTTTATTGAGAACTGGTATCAAGGTTAATTGACGTTGTTTGGCAATTCGGTAATTGGCAATGGTCTGCGCTTGAACGCCCTGAGTGGCGTCTACTAATAGGATGGCACCCTCGGTAGCAGCCAAGCTTTTAGCCACTTCGTAATTGAAATCAACGTGACCAGGGGTGTCAATTAAGTTATATTCATATTCTTGACCATCATCGGCCTGATAGTAATTCCGAACTGTACGTGCTTTGACAGTCACGCCATGAGCCTGTTCAACGGTCATATCGTCTAATAATTGGGCGTGCTGTTCACGCGCACTGACGGTCTGGGTCAGCGACATGATTTGATCCGCCAACGTTGATTTACCGTGATCAATGTGGGCGATGATGGCGAAGTTACGGATATGGGATTGTTTCATTTGTGCGAAAACTCCTTCAAATATTGGGTCAAGTAGTAACGAATTTGTTGTTGGGCCTCCGGTATGAGTCGAATTTCGAAGTCGGGATAATCAACGGATAATTTATGATGATTAAAGCTGGTCAAAGCCGCCATATTTATGAGCCCACTGATAATGCCACTTTGAATAATGAACAGGTGGCTAAATTGGGACTGGTCTAATAAGTGGTCTGTTTGGATAACGAGTTGTTGTCCTAAGCGTTGACTGGCGCGATACAGGGCCTCACGTTGTGTGATGGTTTCCTGCATGTTAGCTTTGCCTTCTAGGATTGGTCCACGAATGGCATTCAATCGAATCAGAACGCTATGTTCTTCAATTAATTGGCGAGTTTGGGTGGTCAGCCACGCGATAAAGTCGTCAGCTGATAGTGGTGGTTGCTGGGCTAAGTCGGTCGTGAGTTGGGTAAAGTATTGTTGATAGTCTTCCAATAAAATCGTCATGAACAAGTCTTCTTTGGTCGTGAAATAGCGAAAAGTCGCCCCCTTAGAGCTACCGACGGCTTCCGCAATTTGCTGCATGGTGATTTCGGGATAGCTCCTATGGGCAAATAAATTAATGGCAGCCGTCATGATGGCTTGACGCTTGGCTGCTTTTTGACTGGGCGTATAGATATTAGCCATGTCGGATCCTCCTAATTTAAAAATGACCGATGGTTATCTTTGAACCAGAATACGCCAAAAATAACCACGGGTCAAGATTGAAGTGGTGAGTGCTGGGCTAAGTCGGTCTTGAGTTGTGTAAAGTACCGCTGATAGTCTTCCAATAAGAGCGTCATGAACGAGTCTTCTTTGGTCGTAAACTAACAAAAGGTCGTTCCTTTTAATATTTAATTATTAAATATATGGTATTAATTATAGTTTCTATTGGAATAAGTTCGGAGTTAAAGGGAGAGCAGAGCTGCATTATTTAGTGGGATTTATCATTACAACTGGCAATGATTAGATAACTAGGCAGGTTGGGTGATTAAAAGCGCTATGTGTAGTTTGCGAATATTTTGGAAAGTGATAATCAGGCCGAATATTAATGGTGTCCATCCGGTTTATTCGGTCTAACTGTCACGTAAGCCTTCTGGATTAACAGGGGTGGATAAATGCAATAAATACGTTAAAATTTTTAACCATTATAAAATAATAATGTTATAATTATACGGTAAACAGGGGAAACAATACTGTCTGTTATCTATTGTTGATAATAAGGGTATCAGCGCGATATTAAATTTATTTTTATAATCAAACTGTGGATGAAAGGTTAACGGCTGAGCCGTTAGTCTCTAATAAAGGGCGATAATGATTAAGAAACGGTGCAAAAAGACGCCAGTACGGATCAGAAGTCCAAAATAGCCTGCGTTATATTGTAACTACCGTGCAGGCTAATCGTTGGCAAGGCCGGTTACCACCGACTAGTGAGCAAGTGTGCCAATGGTTACTAGTTGCATTAGGTGTTCTACTACTGGGACTGTTATTGATTGCTAGTTAGGGTAACTATAAATGTGAGCGCTATCAATGACTGAAGTTAAAAGATTACGCTGTCACATAGAATTGCTGATTAAAAGGAGATGGTCGGGTGCGGCGAATATGTAAAGTATTAATGGTAATTATCAGTATTATTTTAGGAAGTAGTGCGCCATTGAATATGGCAATACCACCGTTATTGGCGCTGGCCGCGCCGGACACTAGTAGTTCTTCGACGATGAGTAGCAGCGCAATTAGCAAAGTTACTGATACCAATGTGATGGCCGTGAGTGCGGATGTGACGAGTACAACAGACACGTCTGATACGAGTAGCTCTGACAGTACGTCGGCGACTAGTACCACGACGGGTAATGATACCACTGAGACGGCAGACACGGCAGTGGAATCTGGAACTGTTGGGACGGTAGCATGGACCATTGACGACGCAGGGGTGTTAACGCTTAGTGGTGGTAGCTTTGCTGATTTAACTGGTAAACGTTCGCCTTGGTATGATTATGCTTCATCGATTACGAATATAAAGATTACGGATGAAATTACGGTCACAACGGCTTCGAATTATGGATACTTGTTTGCTAGCCTCGCTAACGTAGCAACAGTCACAGGTTTAAATAAGCTTTCGATGAGTGGTGTAACTAGTACCCAGTCTATTTTTTATCGTGATAGCAAGTTAACTTCAGTCGATTTTGGACAGACCGATTTTTCAACAGTGACTACTATGGAATCAATGTTTGAAGGGTGTAGCGTGTTAACTAAAGTAAATACTACGAACTGGAATGTCAGTCATGTAAAGAGTTTTAAGAGAACATTTTACATGTGTGGAAAACTCACTATGCTTGATGTGAGTAACTGGGATGTAACACAAGTAACTAATTTAGACAGTACATTTTCTGGCTGTTCTTCACTGCCTGAGTTAGATGTCAGTCGCTGGAATACTGCTAATGTGACAACACTAGCGTCTACATTTTATAGTTGTTCTTCAGTAAAGATAATAAACGCAAGTGGTTGGGATACGGCACGAGTAACCGATATGACTGCTACTTTTATGAACTGTACTTTGGCAACTGAACTTAATGTTAGTGGTTGGGATACAGCGAAGGTAACTAGCATGTCTCGAATGTTTTTTTATTGTGAAAATGTCATCCAACTAGACGTTTCTGGATGGATCACTTCCCAAGTAACTTCACTGGGGAGTATGTTTCAAAACTGTTCTAAAGTAGTAACGCTGGATGTTGGTACTTGGGATACTAGTAAGGTTACGGATATGTCATTTTTATTTGGAGGCTGCAGTTCTTTAACGACTTTAAATCTTGAAAAATGGGATACTGGTTCTGTAACAACTCTTTATTCCACCTTTTATAACTGTTCTGGGTTGACTAGTTTGCTGGTTGATACTTGGGATACTAGTAAAGTTACAAATTGTTTTTGGACGTTTGGTGGTTGCTCATCATTAACAACTCTCAATCTTCGTAGCTGGGATCTTCAATCTGCTACCGCCAGTTACGGGAATTTTTTTAATGGTTCAAAAAAATTACAGCATTTGACACTAGGTCCTAATTTTACGTTTCATAATGATAAGACGATGTACTTGCCGGAGCCAAGCAAACAACTACCATACAATGGGACGTGGCAAAGGAACAATGATGATCCAACCTATACGTCGGCGGAACTAATGACTAATTATGATGGCGCAACCATGGCGGGGACCTATAACTGGGTTAAGACAAGTGGAACGGTGCTTGTCAAATACGTAGACGGCGATGGTGTTGAAATTGCGGATGAAGAGACGTCATCCGGGACATCGGGTGATGCTTACCAAACAACGGCCAAAACGATTGATGGTTATACGCTTCATGCAACGCCAACTAATGCAACTGGAACGTATGACGCTTCGACGATTACAGTAACCTATGTGTACGATGGTAACTTATTCTTCAATTCGTCACCAACAATGCTCGATTTTGGCAGTCATACAATATCGGGAACAACTGAAACTTATGCGCCTACTCTGGATAAGACACTTGCGGTTCAGAACAATGGGCAAATAAGTTCAACCTGGAATTTGACTGCAGAACTCGATAGTTCAGGCTTTGTGGGAGCGGACACTGGAAAAATGTTGTTGGCTACATTATATTACCAGACCGATGATGGAAAAATGACCTTGTCACCTGGGGTAGCCGTACAAGTCTACTCACAGACAACGACTGATCATAAAAGTGTTGATATTTCGGAACATTGGTCCAGCAACTTAGGATTGCTACTAGAAGTCCCAAATGGGGCTGCCATGGCTGACACATACCAAGGCACGATTTCATGGCGTTTGAATAATACCGTGGCCAATAATTAATTAGTGATTCATAGTTAAAAACACAGCTTAGTTTGAAAGGAAGCGTATTGTAATGAAGAAATTCGTTTTGGGATTAATGATTTCTGCAGGACTTTTGGGAGCCACAACGGTTGTGGCTAATGCTGATACGACTGGTTCTTCGACCGGTGATGTAACATTTACTGGGGGAACATTGTCAATGAGTGTTGACGCTACTCATTTAGCTTTCGGTAGCAACACGATTAGCTCCAGTGATGCCACCTTAGCCACTTCATCGACACCAACCGTTACGGTAAGTGACTTACGTGGGACCAGTGCAGGCTGGACCTTAACGGTTGCTCAGGGGCAACAATTCAATACAGCTCTTAATGGGACTGGTTCATCGCTGATTAATGCTGCTTTGACAGTTGCGGGTACTGAGAGTGATTCGGCAGTGACAAATGGCAGTACTACGTTAACGCCGGGGACAACTTCTGCCGCGGGTGCAGCTGGGACCGTCGCTTCTGCTAAGAATGGGACTGGTAACGGGGCATCAACGGTGACATTTAGTGATTCTAAGCTGGCTGTTCCTGGGAAAACGACTAAATTAGCTACGGGGTACACAACCACGTTAACTTGGAATTTAAACGACA
This Lactiplantibacillus plantarum DNA region includes the following protein-coding sequences:
- a CDS encoding WxL domain-containing protein, with amino-acid sequence MKKFVLGLMISAGLLGATTVVANADTTGSSTGDVTFTGGTLSMSVDATHLAFGSNTISSSDATLATSSTPTVTVSDLRGTSAGWTLTVAQGQQFNTALNGTGSSLINAALTVAGTESDSAVTNGSTTLTPGTTSAAGAAGTVASAKNGTGNGASTVTFSDSKLAVPGKTTKLATGYTTTLTWNLNDTPGN
- a CDS encoding BspA family leucine-rich repeat surface protein, yielding MRRICKVLMVIISIILGSSAPLNMAIPPLLALAAPDTSSSSTMSSSAISKVTDTNVMAVSADVTSTTDTSDTSSSDSTSATSTTTGNDTTETADTAVESGTVGTVAWTIDDAGVLTLSGGSFADLTGKRSPWYDYASSITNIKITDEITVTTASNYGYLFASLANVATVTGLNKLSMSGVTSTQSIFYRDSKLTSVDFGQTDFSTVTTMESMFEGCSVLTKVNTTNWNVSHVKSFKRTFYMCGKLTMLDVSNWDVTQVTNLDSTFSGCSSLPELDVSRWNTANVTTLASTFYSCSSVKIINASGWDTARVTDMTATFMNCTLATELNVSGWDTAKVTSMSRMFFYCENVIQLDVSGWITSQVTSLGSMFQNCSKVVTLDVGTWDTSKVTDMSFLFGGCSSLTTLNLEKWDTGSVTTLYSTFYNCSGLTSLLVDTWDTSKVTNCFWTFGGCSSLTTLNLRSWDLQSATASYGNFFNGSKKLQHLTLGPNFTFHNDKTMYLPEPSKQLPYNGTWQRNNDDPTYTSAELMTNYDGATMAGTYNWVKTSGTVLVKYVDGDGVEIADEETSSGTSGDAYQTTAKTIDGYTLHATPTNATGTYDASTITVTYVYDGNLFFNSSPTMLDFGSHTISGTTETYAPTLDKTLAVQNNGQISSTWNLTAELDSSGFVGADTGKMLLATLYYQTDDGKMTLSPGVAVQVYSQTTTDHKSVDISEHWSSNLGLLLEVPNGAAMADTYQGTISWRLNNTVANN